The DNA segment AGTAACCAAACAAAGTCTGGTGGCGAAACACCCATCGCGACGTGTTCAAATttccaaattaatattttttttatttttaattttggcggctgcttttttaattttagaaatttaattaattaaaaatattatacacCGACcaaattattcaaaaattatCATTCAACCATGAGTTATATCTCGACTCTGGTAAGGAGCGATTGTAATAGTATTCCAATTCAAGAAGGGTTGCAGTTCAGTTCGATATCTTGAAAAATAAGTATTTTTTGCATTGTTTGACTCGAGAAATAGAATGATAACACATTTGGTCAGTAAGATGATCTCatataacaaattaaaaataaagataacacAATTGTTTTTTGGGAGAATTTGTGATAAATCCCTCGTAGCAAACTCGAATTCATCTTCAGTTCCCGTTTCAGACATTATTTGTTCTCAATCCCTGACAAAAGCCTTCTCTTTGTTTGAACTCCCTATTTGGGTAAGTTTACAAAAATGCCCCTAaaatgatttatgaaaaaaaaaaaaacaggatTGTTCCACTGTAATCGTTATTTTCCCTCTGTTTCTTCTTCTTGATTCTCCTCTCCCGAATCTTTTCTTCTCTCAATCTTAAACGTTTAATCCATCAACCAAAGTCGCAAATCTGTGTTTACTCGGGTAATATTGAAGATTTACATTGACGTGGGTTGAGAAAATTTCCCATCTTTGTGCTGAAACGGAAATTTTCACATATTTGCAGGTTAGTTTTTAGATTAGAAATCTTATAAATTTGGAGTGAATAAATTATTGTCACGGCTTGATGTATGActtacaaatttaaaatgttgaattgatgaaattgtttgagattttttatgATTATAGAGGTGGTGTTGAATTTCCGGGCATCGCGTTTGTTTTACAGATTAGCTTACTAATATCAATTTTCACGTTTGTTGCTGGGAATGCAGTTCATTTCACGAGTTTTTGTGATAGATTAGCTTATATTTCGTATTTTTCTCgattataatgttttaattcttaattttgGGGTTTTAGTTCTATACTATTACATTTATACTGTGATTTAATTTAGTAGACTTAAAATCTAGTATtctgaatttgaaattttgtactGTTTATGTGTAATATATGATGAAAGAATATATTATTACTTCGATTTATTGTATTGAAGAGCATTCCCCTTTTGTAGTTTGAGAATGAAGTTTTACAGACTAGCTTACCAATATCAATTTTTATGTCTGTTGCTGGGAATGCAGTtcatttcatgagcatttgtgATATATAAGCATATATTTCGTATTATTCTCgattataatgttttaattcttaattttgGGGTTTTAGTTCAGTACTATTACATTTatattgtgatttaaattatttgaattaaaatctaGTATTCTGAATTTGTTATTTTGTACTGTTTGTGTGTAATATATgacgaaaaaaatatattatcgcTTCGATTTACTGTATTGAAGAGCATGCCCCTTTTGTagtttgaggatgaaatctggaagtggtccttgcaatctttcatttttgggttgcTGTAAATTCAAGAAGCAGCTGTTTGTCATATCaattttcagtggttgtagcTTGACGGATGTTTTTTCTAGTCTGAGCAAAAAATATGCAGAAATATCTCCGGAATCCACTATGCTTCAATACGTAGCTCCACTGCATAAGATGCTTGTGTCTttgaatgatgatgatgatgtcctTAATATGATTCATCTTCATATGTGTGTAAAGCTTACGACGATTGAATTGAGGGCAGAGAAAAGAAATGAACAGTTCAACAACTTGAATGATGGGAGGTAAAATTCATTTACTTATTATTAAACTTATATTTTCATTCTCCTATTTCGATATGTTTAGTAACatgtttaatataaaaaattaaaggtAAAATATTGTAGATTGCTTTGTATAAATTATCAATTAGTTGCTTGAAACCAAGATTTATTTTTAGTCATTATCaatttgtttttgtggttattgttattttttatcTTATTAAATGTAAATTAAACTGTAAGGGTTTATGAGGAAGACACGCAGTCGAAGAGTGACAACGAGGTTGAACAGCCCCCTTGCACCAATACTATAGATGCCTGGATTAATTGTATTCATGGTGTAGGACAAACATTCAAGGGTGCTGGTGAATTTaagaattatttgaaaaactttTCTGTTGCCACAAGACGTTCATTTATGTATGTAAAAAATGACAGCGAGAAGGTAATTGTGATTTGTAGTGAAAAGAGCTGCGGTTGGAGAATTTATGCTTCGAAACATAAAAGAGACAATCTATTTGCCATCAGAAAATGTAAACTGCAACATAATTGTTGTGAGAATAATCTACGTAGCATAGGGCATCCTAGAGCCGATGCCTATTGGATAGCGAATgttgtgaaagaaaaattgaGAGGGGAGCCCTCTTATCGTCCGTGTACAATGCAGATGGACTTGCaaagagattttggggtagAGTTAGAATACTGCAAAGTGTGGAAGGGTAAAGAGTTGGCGATGCATGATATTCATGGCACAGATGAAGGATGCTATGATAGATTATGATGGTATTGTGATGCTGTTAAAAATACTAATCCTGGTAGTGTTGTAGAGTGTGAGATTGAACCTTTGACTAAAAAATTTAGACGGTTGTTCATTTGTTTTCATGCATGTGTCGTCGATTTTGTTAGTGGTTGTAGGCCATTGATATTTTTGGATGGTACTCATATAAAGAATAAGTATAAAGGATGCATCTTAGTTGTTGTGTCGAAAGATGCGAACGATGATCTTTTCACAATTGCTTATGCCATAGTAGATGCGGAGAATGATGCGAACTGGGATTGGTTTTGTTATCATTTGAGTCGTGTGCTCCTTTACTATCAATGCATTCCATTCGACGAGTTCACATTTTTCTCGGACAGACATCCCAGTATCATCAAGGCAGTGAATCAAGTATTTGTTGGGAGTCACCATGCTTATTGTTTGAGACATTTAGTGGATAATTTCGTTAAGCAGGAAAATTCCAAATTACGAATCCTTGAGCAATTTTACTTTAAATTTCTCATATTATCTGATAATTTTAAGTTGGatctaaatttttattaatctttttAGGTGTTGAGAAGTTATCCCAGACATAACAAAAAACATTGGTCTTCGGTATTCAAAAAAGTTGCGTATGCTCCGTCTTTTCAAGAGTACGAgcaacatataaacaatatattagagTCAATGCCACTTGCCAGAGGGTTTATTGTAAATTCTGATCCATAGAGTTGGGCCAATGCATTGTTTGTTGGCAATAGATGGAGTGTTATAAATAACAATATAGCCGAGTGTTGGAATAGTTGGGTTAGGCCAGCTTGTCATCTGCCTATTGTTGCTATGGTTGATCACATACGTGTGCAGATAATGAAAATGATGCACCGACGACATGAATCAACTCTGTTCATGACCAAGGAATTAAGTTCAAGAAAAGAAAAGTCTGTTGTAAGCGCATATATGGAATCCCGAACATTAAGAGTTCAGCGGTCATGTGATTGGAAGTTTGAGGTTGTTGATGGTGAAAAGTCATTTGCCGTGGATTTAGTTACTTGTTCATGCAGAGTTTGGCAGATCAATAAGATTCCGTGCAAGCACGCCATTTCTGCCATTGAGACAAAATCTCTGTCTATGTATGATTTTTGTGACAAGTATTTCAAAATCGAATCGTATCGCGCTGCGTACAAAGGACATATTAATCCTATCCCAACCTTTGACATCAGTGAGTCATGTGTTGCTGAATCCGATATAATCCAAGCTCCTTCTGTGCGTAGTCAGCCCGGTCGCAGAAGGACGAAGAGAATACCATCGCAAGTTAATACACGTGTCTCAACATGTGGTCGTTGTCATGCTAGAGGACACAATAGACGCAGTTGCAAGGAACCTATAGAGTAGATGTAATCGTTTACAAATATGATGTTTCAATTATTGGTTATTAGCATAACTTTTTAACAGAATTTATTCAAAACTTAATCTTGACTGTTCAAAAAATATGCAGGGGCAAGCGATTACTGGAAGCTGGTTCGAGCATGAAATTGCCCTCGAAAAGGCACACACGTTCGAGTGGAAGCATTGTTAGATTGCGCTTGGTTTGAGGCTTTTGTGAAACCATCTGCTGTCACATTTTAACTTGAGCTGGGGTCATAGTGTAGTTAAGTGTATTGTGTTGTCTTAAGTTCTTCTGAAACCAACTCTCTGTTTGTGGTAAACAAATATGTAATGTTTGAATTTGAGAAATGATATTTGTCATTACTTTTCAGTGGACGATTCCTTCTTAGTTAACTAATCAAATAAGTCGTTGCTTTACATTTTGAAATGGCAAGTGCTAAGTGATATGTATTTCGTACAACTTGTATTTAATATGGAATAAAGCTGCATAAAATTGGAACTTAATGTCGGATTATTACAATACACAGCGCTACAAGTAATATTAGCACAAGAAAGAAACATGTGCAACCAAAGCAACAACATATTCCTATAATATGGTCGTGTACTGATGCACTAGTAGACTGGTTGTGTAGCACCTCAGAGGACGAATGCTCGTTAAGCTTGTAATTCAACTGTTCCGTTGAATCATGGACGGAGGAGGAGGCAGAATGTTGAGGCATTGAATACACGCAGCTCTCTTTACTTTGCTTACTTGTGTTTGGTTTCCACTTTGACGATTTCTGAAGAGATTCACCGTGATAATCATCGTACCAGAAAAAGCGATTTTGATGTTGCAGCTCACGAGGACAGAGGTAATACAACTCCCCAGGGTGGGTCGAACGTGGTCCGGCTCTTCGTAATATCATTTCTCCAAAACCACATATACATTGTGGTGCAATCTTCATTTCCATTGTGCTAGATCTTGagaattgaaattttatttcgaAAAGCAAAACCCTAACCAAACTGAAACCAAGAAGCTAATGGAAGAGACGAAGTGTACCGACAAAGCTTAATAATGAGGGGGTAGGTGGTGGTCAAAGTATTTGATTGGTCAATGTCCACTAAAGTAGTGTGTTGCTCGTGGCCCACAATGTGTGTCATGCAGCGTAATGTACCATCTTGGAGCATGTTCACAAGGACAAATCATATTGTGCCATATTTCGGGAGGATTATTCTCAATTTATATGTAATTGTTCTACATAAtagacattttgatccaaagacacTTCCAATAGGGGAGTGTGATCCTCATGTCACACAATGGTTGCCCTACAATCAGAACGAATTGTTCtcgattaagttatgattatccCATTATTGtttactagttgtgctcgatctcagAGTATCGTGTTATTATAGATGAgtgaaattataccaagtgGAAGTCCACAAATTGGTGTATTAGACGAGAAACAATCACATCAAACAACTCTCAAGTTTGGAATTCGAAAAATATACCATAATAGTTACAATAACCGTTAgtggacatccacaaatggtgaATTATCAATGTATTCCTCCTACACCATAGACAAAGTGGGGCACAAGCCATTACaagacaaacacttgggtgatggtttCATCAATCTCTATAGATTGAAATATCCTCTTCACTTGTGTCATGCAGCGTATTATACCATCTTGGAGCATGTTCACAAGGACAAATCATATTGTGCTATATTTCGGGAGGATTATTCTCAATTTATATGTAATTGTTCTACATAactgacattttgatccaaaaacACTTCCAATAGGAGAGTGAGATCCTCATGTCACACAATGGTTGTCCTACAATCAGAACGAATTATTCTCTATTAAGTGACGATTATCTCATTATTGtttactagttgtgctcgatatCAGAGTCTCGTGTTATTATAGATGAgtgaaattataccaagtgGAAGTCCACAAATTGGTGTATTAGACGAGAAACAATCACATCAAACAACTCTCAAGTTTGGAATTCAAAAAATATACCAAAATAGTATACATTGGTTGTTAgtggacatccacaaatggtgaATTATCAATGTATTCCTCCTACACCATAGACAAAGTGGGGCACAAGCCATTACaagacaaacacttgggtgatggttccaCCAATCTCTATAGATTGAAATATCCTCTTCACTTGTGTCATGCAGCGTATTGTACAATCTTGGAGCATGTTCACAAGGACAAATCATATTGTGCCGTATTTCGGGAGGATTATTCTCAATTTATATGTAATTGTTCTACATAactgacattttgatccaaagacacTTTCACTAGGAAAGTGTAATCCTCATGGCCCACAATGTATGTCCTACAATCAGAACGAATTGTTCtcgattaaataatatttatcccatccatgcgtactagttgtgctcgatctctcaCTGACTTGTTTTTAAAGATAAGTagaattagagtaaatgatagtccttaaagacgagaaaacatcatattaaacaagtaaTGAGTTTGGATTTTGGACAATATAGCCATATTATATACATTGGGTAGCAATGaacatccacaaatggtgctctcattgggtcatgatcaatgtctctctcctacaccttagacaatgTAGAACACAATACATTACTAGACAAATacttgggtgatggttccaCGAATCTCTAAGGATTGAACACACCtctccacttgtgtcatgcagtgtattatatgattttggtgcatgttaacatggacATGCCTTATTGTTCCTCATATGGAAAAGATTATTCTTCATAATTCAaagattgttcctaatacatgacattttgatccaaagacacTTTCAGTAGGAAAGTGTAATCCTCATGGCCCACAATGTATGTCCTACAATCAGAACGAATTGTTCttgattaaataatatttatcccatcca comes from the Henckelia pumila isolate YLH828 chromosome 1, ASM3356847v2, whole genome shotgun sequence genome and includes:
- the LOC140872644 gene encoding uncharacterized protein, with the protein product MLVSLNDDDDVLNMIHLHMCVKLTTIELRAEKRNEQFNNLNDGRVYEEDTQSKSDNEVEQPPCTNTIDAWINCIHGVGQTFKGAGEFKNYLKNFSVATRRSFMYVKNDSEKVIVICSEKSCGWRIYASKHKRDNLFAIRKCKLQHNCCENNLRSIGHPRADAYWIANVVKEKLRGEPSYRPCTMQMDLQRDFGVELEYCKVWKGKDGCRPLIFLDGTHIKNKYKGCILVVVSKDANDDLFTIAYAIVDAENDANWDWFCYHLSRVLLYYQCIPFDEFTFFSDRHPSIIKAVNQIMKMMHRRHESTLFMTKELSSRKEKSVVSAYMESRTLRVQRSCDWKFEVVDGEKSFAVDLVTCSCRVWQINKIPCKHAISAIETKSLSMYDFCDKYFKIESYRAAYKGHINPIPTFDISESCVAESDIIQAPSGQAITGSWFEHEIALEKAHTFEWKHC